From the genome of Gemmatimonadota bacterium, one region includes:
- a CDS encoding peptidase dimerization domain-containing protein — protein MPRFVTHLAPLFLSCAVAVSSTAPAQETPTQRAAAVDVVRRQGELQQRINAFALAARLAGAPNARRDAVVARAKALWDGELQAMADDITRNPEVGFKETRSVKLLSDWLTAHGFAVEHNVAGLSTAFIARYTKGTPGPTLGIIVEYDALRGTTRDYHGDQHSAQGPVGLAAAVAVAEFLTSSKTPGTVTVYGTPAEEMMPPPSKTVMHQAGVFNGADVIVRSHSSVNTQRPAPGFGTCCLNIDGVRYTFSGAPAHQMTAWEGRDALTAVIHLFQNVDALRKNMRPETRIQGIIPEGGKAPNVVPDRAVADFYIRYPDEVYLAQVREMIDNAARGAALATGTKVAIDNYGSMRDGISTAALNEVAFAYLKKYGATRVVAEPQKPQGYEETGSVSRDIPGAGFSAFTSTGGFHTYEMEADALNEVGHTGFRIDAMAMAALLTDFATDANFRARVKDEFSTTKALFGDYVNALRKAYPLPEVK, from the coding sequence ATGCCTCGCTTCGTCACCCATCTCGCCCCGCTCTTCCTGTCCTGTGCGGTCGCCGTCAGCAGCACGGCGCCCGCGCAGGAGACCCCGACTCAGCGCGCCGCGGCCGTTGACGTGGTGAGGCGTCAGGGGGAGTTGCAGCAGCGCATCAACGCCTTCGCGCTCGCCGCGCGCCTGGCGGGCGCGCCCAACGCCCGCCGCGACGCCGTGGTGGCGCGCGCCAAGGCGTTGTGGGACGGCGAACTGCAGGCGATGGCGGATGACATCACGCGCAATCCCGAGGTAGGCTTCAAGGAGACGCGCTCGGTAAAGCTCCTCAGCGACTGGCTCACGGCGCACGGCTTTGCCGTCGAGCACAACGTGGCCGGGCTGTCGACCGCCTTCATCGCGCGCTACACCAAGGGGACGCCCGGGCCCACCCTCGGCATCATCGTGGAGTACGACGCGCTGCGCGGCACCACGCGCGACTACCATGGCGACCAGCATTCCGCACAGGGGCCGGTGGGGCTCGCCGCCGCCGTCGCCGTCGCCGAGTTCCTGACCAGCAGCAAGACGCCGGGGACGGTGACAGTGTACGGCACCCCCGCCGAAGAGATGATGCCCCCGCCGTCCAAGACGGTGATGCACCAGGCCGGCGTCTTCAACGGCGCCGACGTGATCGTGCGCTCGCACTCCTCGGTCAATACGCAACGCCCCGCGCCGGGCTTCGGCACCTGCTGCCTCAACATCGATGGCGTGCGGTACACCTTCTCCGGGGCACCGGCGCACCAGATGACGGCCTGGGAGGGACGCGACGCGCTCACCGCGGTCATCCACCTCTTCCAGAACGTCGACGCGCTGCGCAAGAACATGCGCCCCGAGACGCGCATCCAGGGGATCATCCCCGAGGGCGGGAAGGCCCCCAACGTCGTCCCCGACCGCGCGGTCGCCGACTTCTACATTCGGTATCCTGACGAGGTCTACCTCGCGCAGGTCCGCGAGATGATCGACAACGCGGCGCGCGGTGCGGCGCTGGCGACCGGGACGAAGGTGGCGATCGACAACTACGGATCGATGCGCGACGGCATCTCGACCGCGGCGCTCAACGAGGTCGCCTTCGCCTACCTCAAGAAGTACGGCGCCACGCGCGTGGTGGCCGAACCGCAGAAGCCGCAGGGCTACGAGGAGACGGGCTCCGTCTCGCGCGACATCCCGGGGGCGGGGTTCAGCGCCTTCACCTCCACCGGGGGCTTCCACACCTACGAGATGGAAGCGGACGCCCTGAACGAGGTCGGGCACACCGGCTTCCGCATCGACGCGATGGCGATGGCGGCCCTCCTCACCGACTTCGCGACCGACGCCAACTTTCGCGCCCGGGTGAAGGACGAGTTCTCAACGACCAAGGCGCTCTTCGGCGACTACGTGAACGCCCTCCGCAAGGCCTATCCGCTCCCCGAGGTGAAGTGA
- a CDS encoding Rieske 2Fe-2S domain-containing protein, giving the protein MPRNHDDIRAHAAHDCSGCALRTGRREFLGGVATALAALALEGLLPAEAHALPALDVRGVASGGEEMRYPIPASDGVSIDKKEGVIIARHAGVVYAFALTCPHQNTALRWNEGNKTFFCTRHKSKYQPDGIFISGRATRAMDRFAVQKDGSTLVVKLDTLFEQDVDPAAWGRRTSPPDPRPAPASGAGASAA; this is encoded by the coding sequence ATGCCACGAAACCACGACGACATCCGCGCCCATGCGGCGCACGACTGCAGCGGCTGTGCGCTCCGCACGGGCCGCCGGGAGTTCCTTGGCGGCGTGGCCACGGCGCTGGCGGCGCTGGCGCTCGAGGGGCTCCTCCCGGCCGAGGCGCACGCGCTCCCGGCTCTGGACGTACGCGGCGTTGCGTCTGGCGGAGAGGAAATGCGCTACCCCATCCCGGCGAGCGATGGCGTCTCCATCGACAAGAAGGAGGGGGTGATCATCGCGCGGCATGCGGGGGTCGTCTACGCGTTCGCGCTCACGTGCCCGCACCAGAACACGGCGCTCCGCTGGAACGAGGGGAACAAGACCTTCTTCTGCACGCGCCACAAGTCGAAGTACCAGCCCGACGGCATCTTCATCTCCGGGCGGGCCACGCGGGCGATGGATCGCTTCGCGGTCCAGAAGGACGGGAGCACGCTCGTCGTGAAGCTCGACACGCTCTTCGAGCAGGACGTCGACCCGGCGGCGTGGGGGCGGCGCACGTCGCCGCCTGACCCTCGTCCCGCTCCGGCCTCCGGGGCCGGCGCGAGCGCTGCCTAA
- a CDS encoding NADP-dependent malic enzyme: MNRNDALDYHASPRPGKIAVVPTKPLNNQRDLSLAYSPGVAEPCLEIQKNPNDVYKYTARGNLVAVVTNGTAVLGLGNIGALAGKPVMEGKGNLFKQFSDLDVFDLEVGSENPDDVIRFCQLLEPTVGGINLEDIKAPECFYIEETLRKTMKIPVFHDDQHGTAIISGAALLNALEVVEKKIEDVRVVFSGAGASAIATAGHYVRLGVKREHIIMCDRAGVIWKGRPDHMDPYKASFANDTPTRELKEALVGADVFVGLSAAGAMTAEMVAVMGPNPIIFALANPTPEILPEEVKAVRDDAIVATGRSDYPNQVNNVLGFPFIFRGALDARATEVNEEMKMAATRALAALAKEDVPESVSALYGLSKVKFGREYLIPFPFDPRVLLWVAPAVAWAAVASGVAQEFIELDEYREQLEARLGRAKGIMRGIINRAVRDPKRLVLAEGEARKMIRAARQLLDEGIAHPILLGNEETIRRKAQQDGVRVDDITIEDPARSPRLEGYAQFLWERRQRKGLSLGEAQRRIVNGNYFGNVMVAKGDADALLTGMTTTYPEALRPALEVVGANTKSGIVAGMYMLVFEKHVVFCGDTTVNIEPSAEQLAQIAHAAARIVRAFGQTPKVAMLSFSNFGSVRHPEAQRVAEAVALLRQRDPGLMVDGEMQADTAVDETILKESFPFSALKESANVLIFPNLSAGNIAYKLLRDLGGATAIGPILVGMAQPVHILEQGADVQEIVNMAAVAVMDAQERARPSGRELSPPGGARAFSFL, translated from the coding sequence ATGAATCGCAACGACGCCCTCGACTATCACGCGTCTCCCAGGCCTGGGAAGATCGCGGTCGTACCGACCAAGCCGCTCAACAACCAGCGCGACCTCTCCCTGGCCTACTCGCCAGGCGTCGCCGAGCCGTGCCTGGAGATCCAGAAGAACCCCAACGACGTCTACAAGTACACCGCGCGCGGTAACCTCGTCGCGGTCGTGACCAACGGGACGGCGGTGCTGGGGCTCGGGAACATCGGCGCGCTCGCCGGCAAGCCGGTGATGGAAGGCAAGGGGAACCTCTTCAAGCAGTTCAGCGACCTCGACGTCTTCGACCTCGAAGTAGGGTCGGAGAATCCGGACGACGTCATCCGCTTCTGCCAGCTCCTCGAACCCACCGTCGGCGGGATCAATCTCGAGGACATCAAGGCCCCCGAGTGCTTCTACATCGAGGAGACGCTGCGGAAGACGATGAAGATCCCCGTCTTCCACGATGACCAGCACGGGACGGCGATCATCTCCGGTGCGGCGCTGCTCAACGCGCTCGAGGTGGTGGAGAAGAAGATCGAGGACGTGCGCGTCGTCTTCTCCGGCGCCGGCGCCTCGGCCATCGCCACCGCCGGCCACTACGTGCGATTGGGGGTCAAGCGCGAGCACATCATCATGTGCGACCGTGCCGGGGTGATCTGGAAGGGGCGCCCCGATCACATGGATCCGTACAAGGCGAGCTTTGCCAACGACACCCCCACGCGCGAGCTGAAGGAAGCGCTCGTCGGTGCCGACGTCTTCGTCGGCCTGTCGGCCGCCGGCGCAATGACGGCGGAGATGGTGGCGGTGATGGGGCCCAATCCGATCATCTTCGCCCTCGCCAACCCGACCCCCGAGATCCTCCCTGAAGAGGTGAAGGCCGTGCGCGACGACGCGATCGTCGCCACCGGGCGCAGCGACTATCCCAACCAGGTCAACAACGTGCTCGGCTTCCCGTTCATCTTCCGCGGGGCGCTCGACGCGCGCGCGACCGAGGTGAACGAGGAGATGAAGATGGCGGCCACGCGCGCGCTCGCCGCCCTCGCCAAAGAAGACGTGCCGGAGTCGGTCTCGGCGCTCTACGGGCTGAGCAAGGTCAAGTTCGGCCGCGAGTACCTGATCCCCTTCCCCTTCGATCCGCGCGTCCTGCTGTGGGTGGCGCCGGCGGTGGCGTGGGCGGCGGTGGCGAGCGGCGTGGCGCAGGAGTTCATCGAACTCGACGAGTATCGCGAGCAGCTCGAGGCCCGTCTCGGGCGGGCCAAGGGGATCATGCGCGGCATCATCAACCGCGCCGTGCGCGACCCCAAGAGGCTCGTCCTCGCCGAGGGCGAAGCGCGCAAGATGATCCGCGCTGCCCGCCAGCTGCTCGACGAGGGGATCGCCCACCCGATCCTCCTCGGCAACGAGGAGACGATCCGCCGCAAGGCGCAACAGGACGGTGTGCGCGTCGATGACATCACCATCGAGGATCCGGCGCGCTCGCCGCGGTTGGAAGGCTACGCGCAGTTCCTGTGGGAGCGGCGCCAGCGCAAGGGGTTGTCGCTGGGCGAGGCGCAGCGGCGCATCGTCAACGGCAACTATTTCGGCAACGTGATGGTCGCCAAGGGCGACGCCGATGCCCTGCTCACGGGCATGACCACGACGTATCCCGAGGCCTTGCGTCCGGCGTTGGAGGTGGTGGGGGCCAACACCAAGTCGGGGATCGTGGCCGGCATGTACATGCTGGTCTTCGAAAAGCACGTCGTCTTCTGCGGCGACACGACGGTCAACATCGAGCCCTCGGCGGAGCAGCTGGCGCAGATTGCGCACGCCGCCGCGCGCATCGTGCGGGCGTTCGGTCAGACCCCCAAGGTGGCGATGCTCTCGTTCTCGAACTTCGGGTCGGTCCGTCACCCCGAGGCGCAGCGCGTGGCCGAGGCGGTCGCGCTGCTCCGGCAGCGCGATCCGGGGCTGATGGTGGACGGCGAGATGCAGGCCGACACGGCGGTGGACGAGACGATCCTGAAGGAATCGTTTCCATTCAGCGCGCTGAAGGAATCGGCCAACGTGTTGATCTTTCCGAACTTGAGCGCGGGCAACATCGCGTACAAGTTGTTACGCGACCTCGGCGGTGCCACGGCAATCGGCCCCATCCTGGTCGGCATGGCCCAGCCCGTCCACATCCTCGAACAGGGGGCGGACGTGCAGGAGATCGTCAACATGGCCGCGGTCGCGGTCATGGACGCGCAGGAACGGGCGCGCCCCTCGGGTCGGGAACTGTCCCCTCCGGGCGGTGCGCGAGCGTTTTCGTTCCTGTGA
- the pckA gene encoding phosphoenolpyruvate carboxykinase (ATP) has translation MATTSAPLNALEGQGLKPSGTIHWNLLAPRLIQEAIARHEGMIADMGPFVANTAPHTGRSPNDKFVVREASTEADVDWGKVNQPISEAHFEALQADVRAYLNSNDDLFVQDLYCGADPAHRLSVRYVTPNAWHANFVRNMFIRPESRELASFAPNFTVLHAPDFQATPEKHGTRSGTFIVLHLAKRTILIGGTRYAGELKKAMFTVMNYMMPKSGVLSMHCSANIGPKGDTALFFGLSGTGKTTLSADPERGLIGDDEHGWSNDGVFNYEGGCYAKVINLSREQEPDIFATTQMFGTILENVVLDDETRRVRFDDQTITENTRASYPLHYIRNHVPSGRGGHPRNVVFLTADAFGVLPPIARLSREQAMYYFMSGYTAKVAGTERGVTEPQATFSSCFGAVFLVWHPTKYAEMLGKLIDQHGARVWLVNTGWSGGAYGTGARMKLSYTRAMVRALLDGALEGIPFAPDPVFGLQIPAAVPNVPTEILQPRSTWQDGAAYDAQASKLAAMFHKNIEKFGNVDPAILAAGPKF, from the coding sequence ATGGCCACCACGAGTGCACCCCTGAACGCGCTGGAAGGACAGGGGCTCAAACCGTCGGGTACGATCCACTGGAACCTTCTCGCCCCGCGGCTCATCCAGGAGGCGATCGCGCGACATGAAGGGATGATCGCCGACATGGGCCCCTTCGTCGCCAACACGGCGCCGCACACCGGGCGCTCGCCCAACGACAAGTTCGTCGTGCGAGAGGCCTCGACCGAAGCGGACGTCGATTGGGGGAAGGTCAACCAGCCGATCTCCGAGGCGCATTTCGAGGCGTTGCAGGCCGACGTCCGAGCGTACCTCAACTCGAACGACGACCTCTTCGTCCAGGATCTCTATTGCGGCGCCGACCCGGCGCACCGCCTGAGTGTCCGGTACGTCACGCCGAACGCGTGGCACGCCAACTTCGTGCGGAACATGTTCATCCGCCCGGAATCGCGGGAACTCGCGAGCTTTGCGCCAAACTTCACCGTGCTGCACGCGCCGGACTTCCAGGCGACCCCCGAGAAGCACGGGACGCGCAGCGGGACCTTCATCGTCCTGCACCTCGCAAAGCGCACGATCCTCATCGGCGGGACGCGCTACGCGGGTGAACTCAAGAAGGCGATGTTCACCGTCATGAACTACATGATGCCCAAGTCGGGCGTCCTGTCGATGCACTGCTCGGCGAACATCGGTCCCAAGGGCGACACCGCGCTCTTCTTCGGGCTCTCCGGCACGGGGAAGACGACGCTCTCGGCCGACCCCGAGCGCGGGCTCATCGGCGACGACGAGCACGGGTGGTCCAACGACGGCGTGTTCAACTACGAGGGCGGGTGCTACGCCAAGGTCATCAACCTGTCGCGGGAGCAGGAGCCCGACATCTTCGCCACCACGCAGATGTTCGGGACGATCCTCGAAAACGTCGTCCTGGATGACGAGACGCGTCGCGTGCGCTTCGACGACCAGACGATCACCGAGAACACGCGCGCCTCGTACCCGCTGCACTACATCCGCAATCACGTCCCGTCGGGACGTGGCGGTCACCCCCGGAACGTCGTCTTCCTCACCGCCGACGCCTTCGGCGTGCTCCCGCCCATCGCCCGCCTCTCGCGCGAGCAGGCGATGTACTACTTCATGAGCGGCTACACGGCCAAGGTGGCCGGGACCGAGCGTGGCGTCACGGAACCGCAGGCGACGTTCTCGTCGTGCTTCGGCGCCGTGTTCCTCGTCTGGCACCCGACCAAGTACGCCGAGATGCTCGGGAAGCTCATCGACCAGCACGGGGCGCGCGTCTGGCTGGTGAACACCGGGTGGAGCGGTGGCGCCTACGGGACCGGTGCGCGCATGAAGCTCTCGTACACGCGGGCGATGGTGCGCGCGCTGCTCGACGGGGCGCTCGAAGGGATCCCCTTCGCCCCCGACCCGGTCTTCGGGCTCCAGATCCCGGCGGCGGTGCCTAACGTGCCGACCGAGATCCTGCAGCCGCGTTCGACCTGGCAGGACGGCGCCGCCTACGACGCGCAGGCGAGCAAGCTGGCCGCCATGTTCCACAAGAACATCGAGAAGTTCGGCAATGTGGACCCCGCCATCCTCGCAGCGGGGCCGAAGTTCTAG